In the Gossypium arboreum isolate Shixiya-1 chromosome 10, ASM2569848v2, whole genome shotgun sequence genome, one interval contains:
- the LOC108489478 gene encoding katanin p80 WD40 repeat-containing subunit B1 homolog KTN80.1-like isoform X1 yields the protein MSKRGYKLQEFVAHTTSVNCLSMGKKTCRLLITGGDDHKVNVWAIGKPTSLMSLCGHTSPVESLAFDSAEVLVLAGSSTGGIKLWDLEETKMVRGLTGHRSNCTALEFHPFGEFFVSGSMDTNLKVWDIRKKGCIHTYKGHTRGISTIRFTPDGRWVVSGGFDNVVKIWDLTAGKLLNEFKFHEGHIRTIDFHPLEFLLATGSADRTVKFWDLETFELIGSSRPEATDFRSIAFHPDGRTLFCGADDGLKVYSWEPVVCHDSVDMGWSTLGDLCINEGKLLGCSYYRNSVGVWVADIAHIEPYGRNNQTEKKFNLERSYSSVKAGNGMRSTLGSRPLSPDCETKEIKNIYIDTAGSNPIATQKDGSLNSPKVLPPMDACEISDQEAVKKSPGTEVNAKPSVVPRDNPIGKNSSNSAKESITFSKTKPGMLLKPAHVRRPSVNKFEVEKLSATVDSGTPGNVKSGLDNATDLNSQSRLVSEDGVRKSCDEKDSNIQSVIEKSEKVLSPQTPPNQETCNESLTCSKDSNSVKIVRGVAVVSGRTRTLVEKFERRERLNSGDGPVTNDTPPLVLETDRTPTKMKEERQISETKAISANDVKQGGSQISRMESTSSCEVSITGFQISRRESTPTSGGLITGDQLPRAELTSTPDKVIIGNQTSRRESTPTSGGLVTGDQLPRAELMSNPDKVITGNQTSRKESTITPERIIAGNRISRRESNSASSGTITGNQISRMKSTSASDSITVNQIMRRESTSTADGMISRNQLSRREAISVNDRSGPNGTVTENQISRRGLNSANDGNATIIESQVSKGTSISPDDGIITESLMQTHDIFLSTLRSRLTKLQVVRHFWEKNNIKGAIGALQKLPDHSVQVDVISVLMEKMEILTLDLFSGLLPVLKGLLDSKTDRHVNISLEMLLKLVAVFGPMVRSTVSAPRGIGVDLHAEQRRECCNQCFTQLQKILKLLPPLERRGGVIARCAQELNLVLQE from the exons ATGTCGAAGCGTGGATATAAGCTGC AGGAATTTGTGGCGCATACAACAAGTGTAAATTGTCTAAGTATGGGAAAAAAGACATGTAGGCTTCTTATTACTGGTGGAGATGATCATAAAGTGAATGTTTGGGCAATTGGGAAACCAACTTCTCTAATG AGTCTCTGTGGTCATACTAGTCCGGTGGAATCTTTAGCTTTTGATTCGGCAGAAGTCTTGGTGCTTGCTGGATCATCTACAGGGGGGATAAAGCTTTGGGACCTGGAAGAAACAAAGA TGGTTCGCGGGCTAACAGGACACAGATCTAATTGCACTGCCTTGGAATTCCATCCATTTGGTGAGTTCTTTGTATCTGGTTCCATGGACACAAATCTAAAGGTTTGGGATATCAGAAAGAAGGGATGCATTCATACGTACAAGGGCCATACTCGAGGCATTAGTACAATTAGATTCACTCCTGATGGTCGCTGGGTAGTTTCTGGTGGATTTGATAATGTTGTAAAG ATTTGGGACCTTACTGCTGGAAAACTCTTGAACGAGTTTAAGTTTCATGAAGGCCATATTCGCACCATAGACTTCCATCCTCTTGAGTTTCTGTTAGCTACAG GTTCAGCGGACAGAACGGTTAAATTCTGGGATTTAGAAACCTTTGAACTGATTGGATCTTCCAGACCTGAG GCTACAGATTTTCGCTCAATTGCCTTTCATCCTGATGGGAGAACTTTGTTCTGTGGAGCAGATGATGGTTTGAAG GTTTATTCGTGGGAGCCAGTAGTTTGTCATGATTCTGTTGACATGGGATGGTCAACACTTGGCGACCTTTGCATCAATGAAGGCAAACTTTTGGGTTGCTCATACTATCGAAATTCTGTTGGAGTTTGGGTGGCAGATATAGCG CACATCGagccatatggaagaaacaaccAAACAGAGAAGAAATTTAATCTTGAGAGAAGTTATTCTTCTGTGAAAGCAGGGAATGGCATGAGGTCTACTTTGGGATCACGGCCATTGTCTCCTGATTGTGAGACAAAGGAAATAAAGAACATATATATTGACA CTGCTGGCAGTAATCCTATTGCCACACAGAAAGATGGCTCTTTGAATTCTCCAAAAGTGTTACCCCCAATGGATGCCTGTGAAATAAGTGATCAAGAAGCAGTGAAGAAGAGTCCTGGAACAGAAGTCAATGCAAAACCTAGTGTTGTTCCAAGGGACAATCCTATTGGTAAAAACTCTAGCAATTCTGCAAAAGAATCCATCACCTTTTCAAAGACAAAACCAGGCATGCTGCTTAAACCAGCTCATGTTAGGAGACCATCTGTCAACAAGTTTGAGGTTGAAAAGCTGTCGGCTACAGTTGATTCAGGAACTCCTGGCAATGTAAAAAGCGGTTTAGACAATGCAACGGATCTGAATTCTCAAAGTAGGCTTGTATCAGAAGATGGAGTTAGAAAATCATGTGATGAAAAGGACTCAAATATCCAGAGTGTTATAGAGAAATCTGAAAAGGTGTTATCGCCACAGACACCCCCTAATCAAGAAACTT GTAATGAATCCCTTACTTGCAGCAAAGATTCAAACTCTGTCAAAATTGTCAGAGGAG TGGCTGTTGTTTCAGGGAGAACACGTACTCTGGTTGAGAAGTTTGAACGAAGAGAGAGATTAAACAGCGGTGATGGTCCGGTAACTAACGATACTCCTCCCCTGGTACTTGAAACAGATAGAACACCAACCAAAATG AAAGAAGAGAGACAAATCTCCGAAACAAAAGCAATCTCTGCCAATGATGTCAAGCAGGGTGGAAGTCAAATTTCTAGAATGGAATCAACTTCAAGCTGTGAGGTAAGTATTACCGGATTTCAGATTTCTAGAAGGGAATCAACTCCCACTTCTGGTGGGCTCATTACTGGCGATCAACTTCCTAGAGCGGAATTAACGTCAACTCCTGATAAGGTCATTATTGGAAACCAAACTTCTAGAAGGGAATCAACTCCCACTTCCGGTGGGCTTGTTACTGGGGATCAACTTCCTAGAGCGGAATTAATGTCCAATCCAGATAAGGTCATTACTGGAAACCAAACTTCTAGAAAGGAATCAACCATAACCCCTGAGAGGATCATTGCTGGAAACCGAATTTCCAGAAGAGAATCAAACTCTGCTTCTAGTGGCACCATTACTGGAAATCAAATTTCTAGAATGAAATCAACCTCTGCTTCTGACAGCATTACTGTAAACCAAATTATGAGAAGGGAATCAACTTCCACTGCAGATGGGATGATTTCTAGAAATCAACTTTCTAGAAGGGAAGCAATTTCTGTTAATGATAGAAGTGGACCAAATGGTACAGTTACTGAGAATCAAATTTCTCGGAGGGGATTGAATTCTGCTAATGATGGGAATGCTACTATTATTGAAAGCCAAGTTTCAAAGGGCACATCAATCTCTCCTGATGATGGAATCATAACTGAAAGTCTAATGCAAACACATGATATATTCTTAAGCACTCTTAGGTCTCGCTTGACAAAATTACAG GTGGTGCGACATTTTTGGGAAAAGAATAACATTAAAGGTGCAATCGGTGCCCTGCAGAAGCTGCCGGATCATTCT GTGCAAGTCGATGTAATCAGTGTTCTCATGGAAAAAATGGAGATTCTTACTTTGGATCTGTTTTCTGGCCTGCTCCCTGTGCTTAAGGGCTTATTAGATAGTAAAACGGATAG GCACGTAAATATCTCGTTGGAGATGCTTTTGAAGCTTGTAGCAGTATTTGGTCCAATGGTACGCTCAACTGTTTCAGCCCCACGTGGTATTGGTGTCGATTTACATGCTGAGCAAAG GCGAGAATGCTGCAATCAGTGTTTCACGCAGCTGCAAAAGATTCTGAAACTTCTTCCACCACTCGAAAG GAGAGGTGGTGTGATAGCAAGATGTGCACAAGAACTGAATCTAGTTCTTCAAGAATGA
- the LOC108489422 gene encoding uncharacterized protein LOC108489422 → MKTFQSWNALVKKRNALAEGGNCGFKMRQLPFMGVICTVMLFIVYRTTDYQYHKTEMETRFHPFATVKDYHLHLGKLRGLPRGIMQARSDLELRPLWSSNSQSKASVTTNKNLLAMPVGIKQKDYVDDVVKKFLAANFTIILFHYDGNVDGWWDLGWGEKAIHIVAHNQTKWWFAKRFLHPDIVSVYDYIFLWDEDLGVEHFDPTRYLEIVKSEGLEISQPALDPNSTEIHHRITIRARTKKFHRRIYDLRGKTKCSNSSEGPPCTGFVEGMAPVFSRSAWYCAWHLIQNDLVHGWGVDMKLGYCAQGDRSKKVGVVDSEYIVHKGIQSLGGSGHPTMRTTMKRHGASSFDLRTEIRRQSTWELKVFKERWNQSVEADKNWVDPFLRYQRRSKKHKRQDN, encoded by the exons ATGAAGACATTTCAATCATGGAATGCACTGGTCAAGAAAAGAAATGCTTTAGCTGAAGGG GGAAATTGTGGATTTAAAATGAGGCAGCTTCCATTTATGGGAGTTATTTGTACAGTTATGTTGTTCATTGTGTATAGAACTACGGATTATCAATACCACAAGACAGAG ATGGAAACAAGATTTCACCCTTTTGCAACAGTTAAG GATTATCATTTGCATCTTGGGAAATTAAGAGGTTTGCCTCGTGGCATTATGCAAGCTCGTTCGGATTTGGAACTAAGGCCTCTATGGTCAAGCAATTCACAGTCAAAA GCTAGTGTTACGACAAATAAGAACTTGCTGGCAATGCCTGTTGGTATCAAGCAAAAGGATTATGTTGACGATGTTGTGAAAAAG tTTCTTGCAGCGAATTTTACCATTATTTTGTTTCATTATGATGGTAATGTCGATGGATGGTGGGATCTTGGTTGGGGCGAGAAAGCCATTCACATAGTagctcataaccaaacaaaatg GTGGTTTGCAAAGCGCTTTCTGCATCCCGATATTGTGTCTGTTTACGACTACATATTTCTCTGGGATGAAGATTTGGGGGTGGAGCATTTTGACCCAACGAG GTACCTAGAAATTGTGAAGTCGGAAGGTTTAGAGATTTCTCAGCCAGCTTTAGACCCAAATTCAACAGAAATACACCACAGGATCACTATACGTGCCAGAACGAAAAAGTTTCATAG GAGAATTTATGACCTCAGAGGTAAAACGAAGTGTTCAAATTCGAGTGAGGGGCCACCATGCACTGG ATTTGTGGAGGGAATGGCTCCTGTTTTTTCAAGATCTGCCTGGTATTGTGCATGGCATCTCATACAG AATGATCTTGTACACGGATGGGGAGTAGATATGAAACTCGGGTATTGCGCGCAG GGTGATCGCTCGAAGAAGGTTGGTGTGGTTGATAGCGAGTACATTGTTCATAAGGGTATACAAAGTTTAGGGGGCAGCGGCCATCCCACAATGAGGACAACCATGAAG AGACACGGTGCTTCAAGCTTTGATCTAAGAACCGAG ATTCGGAGGCAATCCACTTGGGAACTAAAAGTGTTTAAAGAGCGATGGAATCAATCTGTGGAAGCAGACAAGAACTGGGTGGATCCATTTTTAAGGTATCAAAGGCGCAGCAAAAAACATAAGCGACAAGACAACTGA
- the LOC108489478 gene encoding katanin p80 WD40 repeat-containing subunit B1 homolog KTN80.1-like isoform X3: MDTNLKVWDIRKKGCIHTYKGHTRGISTIRFTPDGRWVVSGGFDNVVKIWDLTAGKLLNEFKFHEGHIRTIDFHPLEFLLATGSADRTVKFWDLETFELIGSSRPEATDFRSIAFHPDGRTLFCGADDGLKVYSWEPVVCHDSVDMGWSTLGDLCINEGKLLGCSYYRNSVGVWVADIAHIEPYGRNNQTEKKFNLERSYSSVKAGNGMRSTLGSRPLSPDCETKEIKNIYIDTAGSNPIATQKDGSLNSPKVLPPMDACEISDQEAVKKSPGTEVNAKPSVVPRDNPIGKNSSNSAKESITFSKTKPGMLLKPAHVRRPSVNKFEVEKLSATVDSGTPGNVKSGLDNATDLNSQSRLVSEDGVRKSCDEKDSNIQSVIEKSEKVLSPQTPPNQETCNESLTCSKDSNSVKIVRGVAVVSGRTRTLVEKFERRERLNSGDGPVTNDTPPLVLETDRTPTKMKEERQISETKAISANDVKQGGSQISRMESTSSCEVSITGFQISRRESTPTSGGLITGDQLPRAELTSTPDKVIIGNQTSRRESTPTSGGLVTGDQLPRAELMSNPDKVITGNQTSRKESTITPERIIAGNRISRRESNSASSGTITGNQISRMKSTSASDSITVNQIMRRESTSTADGMISRNQLSRREAISVNDRSGPNGTVTENQISRRGLNSANDGNATIIESQVSKGTSISPDDGIITESLMQTHDIFLSTLRSRLTKLQVVRHFWEKNNIKGAIGALQKLPDHSVQVDVISVLMEKMEILTLDLFSGLLPVLKGLLDSKTDRHVNISLEMLLKLVAVFGPMVRSTVSAPRGIGVDLHAEQRRECCNQCFTQLQKILKLLPPLERRGGVIARCAQELNLVLQE; the protein is encoded by the exons ATGGACACAAATCTAAAGGTTTGGGATATCAGAAAGAAGGGATGCATTCATACGTACAAGGGCCATACTCGAGGCATTAGTACAATTAGATTCACTCCTGATGGTCGCTGGGTAGTTTCTGGTGGATTTGATAATGTTGTAAAG ATTTGGGACCTTACTGCTGGAAAACTCTTGAACGAGTTTAAGTTTCATGAAGGCCATATTCGCACCATAGACTTCCATCCTCTTGAGTTTCTGTTAGCTACAG GTTCAGCGGACAGAACGGTTAAATTCTGGGATTTAGAAACCTTTGAACTGATTGGATCTTCCAGACCTGAG GCTACAGATTTTCGCTCAATTGCCTTTCATCCTGATGGGAGAACTTTGTTCTGTGGAGCAGATGATGGTTTGAAG GTTTATTCGTGGGAGCCAGTAGTTTGTCATGATTCTGTTGACATGGGATGGTCAACACTTGGCGACCTTTGCATCAATGAAGGCAAACTTTTGGGTTGCTCATACTATCGAAATTCTGTTGGAGTTTGGGTGGCAGATATAGCG CACATCGagccatatggaagaaacaaccAAACAGAGAAGAAATTTAATCTTGAGAGAAGTTATTCTTCTGTGAAAGCAGGGAATGGCATGAGGTCTACTTTGGGATCACGGCCATTGTCTCCTGATTGTGAGACAAAGGAAATAAAGAACATATATATTGACA CTGCTGGCAGTAATCCTATTGCCACACAGAAAGATGGCTCTTTGAATTCTCCAAAAGTGTTACCCCCAATGGATGCCTGTGAAATAAGTGATCAAGAAGCAGTGAAGAAGAGTCCTGGAACAGAAGTCAATGCAAAACCTAGTGTTGTTCCAAGGGACAATCCTATTGGTAAAAACTCTAGCAATTCTGCAAAAGAATCCATCACCTTTTCAAAGACAAAACCAGGCATGCTGCTTAAACCAGCTCATGTTAGGAGACCATCTGTCAACAAGTTTGAGGTTGAAAAGCTGTCGGCTACAGTTGATTCAGGAACTCCTGGCAATGTAAAAAGCGGTTTAGACAATGCAACGGATCTGAATTCTCAAAGTAGGCTTGTATCAGAAGATGGAGTTAGAAAATCATGTGATGAAAAGGACTCAAATATCCAGAGTGTTATAGAGAAATCTGAAAAGGTGTTATCGCCACAGACACCCCCTAATCAAGAAACTT GTAATGAATCCCTTACTTGCAGCAAAGATTCAAACTCTGTCAAAATTGTCAGAGGAG TGGCTGTTGTTTCAGGGAGAACACGTACTCTGGTTGAGAAGTTTGAACGAAGAGAGAGATTAAACAGCGGTGATGGTCCGGTAACTAACGATACTCCTCCCCTGGTACTTGAAACAGATAGAACACCAACCAAAATG AAAGAAGAGAGACAAATCTCCGAAACAAAAGCAATCTCTGCCAATGATGTCAAGCAGGGTGGAAGTCAAATTTCTAGAATGGAATCAACTTCAAGCTGTGAGGTAAGTATTACCGGATTTCAGATTTCTAGAAGGGAATCAACTCCCACTTCTGGTGGGCTCATTACTGGCGATCAACTTCCTAGAGCGGAATTAACGTCAACTCCTGATAAGGTCATTATTGGAAACCAAACTTCTAGAAGGGAATCAACTCCCACTTCCGGTGGGCTTGTTACTGGGGATCAACTTCCTAGAGCGGAATTAATGTCCAATCCAGATAAGGTCATTACTGGAAACCAAACTTCTAGAAAGGAATCAACCATAACCCCTGAGAGGATCATTGCTGGAAACCGAATTTCCAGAAGAGAATCAAACTCTGCTTCTAGTGGCACCATTACTGGAAATCAAATTTCTAGAATGAAATCAACCTCTGCTTCTGACAGCATTACTGTAAACCAAATTATGAGAAGGGAATCAACTTCCACTGCAGATGGGATGATTTCTAGAAATCAACTTTCTAGAAGGGAAGCAATTTCTGTTAATGATAGAAGTGGACCAAATGGTACAGTTACTGAGAATCAAATTTCTCGGAGGGGATTGAATTCTGCTAATGATGGGAATGCTACTATTATTGAAAGCCAAGTTTCAAAGGGCACATCAATCTCTCCTGATGATGGAATCATAACTGAAAGTCTAATGCAAACACATGATATATTCTTAAGCACTCTTAGGTCTCGCTTGACAAAATTACAG GTGGTGCGACATTTTTGGGAAAAGAATAACATTAAAGGTGCAATCGGTGCCCTGCAGAAGCTGCCGGATCATTCT GTGCAAGTCGATGTAATCAGTGTTCTCATGGAAAAAATGGAGATTCTTACTTTGGATCTGTTTTCTGGCCTGCTCCCTGTGCTTAAGGGCTTATTAGATAGTAAAACGGATAG GCACGTAAATATCTCGTTGGAGATGCTTTTGAAGCTTGTAGCAGTATTTGGTCCAATGGTACGCTCAACTGTTTCAGCCCCACGTGGTATTGGTGTCGATTTACATGCTGAGCAAAG GCGAGAATGCTGCAATCAGTGTTTCACGCAGCTGCAAAAGATTCTGAAACTTCTTCCACCACTCGAAAG GAGAGGTGGTGTGATAGCAAGATGTGCACAAGAACTGAATCTAGTTCTTCAAGAATGA
- the LOC108487632 gene encoding uncharacterized protein LOC108487632, with protein MGTDMITRRWGTWEELLLGGAVLRHGARDWNLVASELRTRSISPFDFTPEVCKAKYEDLRQRYSGSTAWFEELRKQRMEELRRALEKSEDSIGSLKSKLETLKAEKGDDSRVGYDSSQTESALPCVRSEGVEFSSKDTYKDGLSAGSFTQEAETKWAPDCPVPVAVPAEEMDLKPGNSPTSAEREKISTIDNLADAFLGGQLRSIRKRRGKRKRKYCSPKEGSVGESEFLGASDFASVSWCKETSASNSAQIARSSGVEDQSRDSSKDRIDEIMGIFSSVAETDCASVFRRRLDSQKRGRYKKMILRHMDFDTIKSRIGSNSISSVRELFRDMLLVANNALVFYSKNTREYKSALLLRHIVTTSLRQHFKEYRTKVSIATFAPTRPIHKPPAKPRSIRPGNHKPPGNAANNRNPVVGNSNVSKKPTNASSPPLMESLVVTKKGSARPRKGGCGQASKKSESAAKGRKRTRAR; from the exons ATGGGAACGGATATGATAACGCGGCGTTGGGGTACGTGGGAAGAGCTTTTGTTAGGTGGGGCGGTTCTCCGTCACGGTGCCCGAGATTGGAACCTCGTCGCTTCGGAGCTCCGAACCCGATCCATTTCTCCATTTGATTTCACCCCAGAG GTTTGTAAAGCTAAGTACGAGGATTTACGACAGCGTTACTCAGGTAGCAC AGCTTGGTTCGAGGAGTTACGTAAACAACGGATGGAGGAGCTGAGACGAGCTTTAGAGAAATCCGAAGATTCTATTGG GTCgttgaaatcgaagcttgaaacctTAAAGGCTGAGAAAGGAGATGATTCACGGGTTGGTTATGATTCCAGTCAGACGGAATCCGCCCTACCATGTGTTAGATCCGAAGGAGTCGAGTTTTCCAGTAAGGATACATACAAGGATGGCCTCTCTGCTGGTAGTTTCACGCAGGAAGCCGAGACAAAATGGGCACCCGATTGTCCGGTCCCAGTGGCAGTTCCTGCTGAAGAGATGGACTTGAAGCCGGGAAATTCACCAACCTCAGCTGAGAGAGAGAAAATTTCAACAATTGATAATTTGGCGGATGCTTTCCTCGGAGGACAGTTACGGAGTATACGGAAGAGAAGGGGAAAGAGGAAGAGAAAATATTGCAGTCCCAAAGAAGGGAGTGTCGGAGAAAGCGAGTTTCTAGGTGCATCGGATTTCGCAAGTGTCTCGTGGTGCAAAGAAACTTCAGCTAGCAACTCGGCTCAGATTGCTCGATCTTCAGGTGTTGAGGATCAAAGCAGAGATTCAAGCAAGGACAGAATCGatgaaataatgggaattttcAGTTCCGTAGCAGAGACCGATTGTGCTTCCGTTTTTCGACGAAGGCTCGATAGCCAG AAAAGAGGAAGATACAAGAAAATGATCCTTCGGCACATGGATTTCGACACCATAAAATCTAGAATAGGCAGTAATTCAATCAGTTCCGTTAGAGAACTCTTTCGAGATATGCTATTAGTCGCCAACAACGCCTTGGTTTTCTATTCAAAGAACACACGAGAATATAAATCCGCACTACTTCTCCGACATATTGTCACCACATCTCTGCGACAGCATTTCAAGGAGTACAGAACTAAGGTTTCGATCGCCACCTTTGCCCCTACCAGGCCTATACATAAGCCTCCCGCAAAGCCCCGGAGCATTCGTCCCGGTAATCATAAACCGCCGGGAAATGCAGCCAACAATAGGAATCCAGTAGTTGGGAACTCTAATGTAAGTAAAAAACCAACAAATGCAAGCTCTCCTCCATTGATGGAATCGTTAGTGGTGACAAAAAAGGGTTCGGCTCGACCGAGAAAAGGGGGTTGCGGACAAGCTAGTAAAAAATCGGAAAGTGCAGCGAAAGGAAGAAAGAGAACCCGAGCCCGGTGA
- the LOC108489478 gene encoding katanin p80 WD40 repeat-containing subunit B1 homolog KTN80.1-like isoform X2, with the protein MSKRGYKLQEFVAHTTSVNCLSMGKKTCRLLITGGDDHKVNVWAIGKPTSLMSLCGHTSPVESLAFDSAEVLVLAGSSTGGIKLWDLEETKMVRGLTGHRSNCTALEFHPFGEFFVSGSMDTNLKVWDIRKKGCIHTYKGHTRGISTIRFTPDGRWVVSGGFDNVVKIWDLTAGKLLNEFKFHEGHIRTIDFHPLEFLLATGSADRTVKFWDLETFELIGSSRPEATDFRSIAFHPDGRTLFCGADDGLKVYSWEPVVCHDSVDMGWSTLGDLCINEGKLLGCSYYRNSVGVWVADIAHIEPYGRNNQTEKKFNLERSYSSVKAGNGMRSTLGSRPLSPDCETKEIKNIYIDTAGSNPIATQKDGSLNSPKVLPPMDACEISDQEAVKKSPGTEVNAKPSVVPRDNPIGKNSSNSAKESITFSKTKPGMLLKPAHVRRPSVNKFEVEKLSATVDSGTPGNVKSGLDNATDLNSQSRLVSEDGVRKSCDEKDSNIQSVIEKSEKVLSPQTPPNQETCNESLTCSKDSNSVKIVRGVAVVSGRTRTLVEKFERRERLNSGDGPVTNDTPPLVLETDRTPTKMKEERQISETKAISANDVKQGGSQISRMESTSSCEVSITGFQISRRESTPTSGGLITGDQLPRAELTSTPDKVIIGNQTSRRESTPTSGGLVTGDQLPRAELMSNPDKVITGNQTSRKESTITPERIIAGNRISRRESNSASSGTITGNQISRMKSTSASDSITVNQIMRRESTSTADGMISRNQLSRREAISVNDRSGPNGTVTENQISRRGLNSANDGNATIIESQVSKGTSISPDDGIITESLMQTHDIFLSTLRSRLTKLQVVRHFWEKNNIKGAIGALQKLPDHSVGIYGKISCASRCNQCSHGKNGDSYFGSVFWPAPCA; encoded by the exons ATGTCGAAGCGTGGATATAAGCTGC AGGAATTTGTGGCGCATACAACAAGTGTAAATTGTCTAAGTATGGGAAAAAAGACATGTAGGCTTCTTATTACTGGTGGAGATGATCATAAAGTGAATGTTTGGGCAATTGGGAAACCAACTTCTCTAATG AGTCTCTGTGGTCATACTAGTCCGGTGGAATCTTTAGCTTTTGATTCGGCAGAAGTCTTGGTGCTTGCTGGATCATCTACAGGGGGGATAAAGCTTTGGGACCTGGAAGAAACAAAGA TGGTTCGCGGGCTAACAGGACACAGATCTAATTGCACTGCCTTGGAATTCCATCCATTTGGTGAGTTCTTTGTATCTGGTTCCATGGACACAAATCTAAAGGTTTGGGATATCAGAAAGAAGGGATGCATTCATACGTACAAGGGCCATACTCGAGGCATTAGTACAATTAGATTCACTCCTGATGGTCGCTGGGTAGTTTCTGGTGGATTTGATAATGTTGTAAAG ATTTGGGACCTTACTGCTGGAAAACTCTTGAACGAGTTTAAGTTTCATGAAGGCCATATTCGCACCATAGACTTCCATCCTCTTGAGTTTCTGTTAGCTACAG GTTCAGCGGACAGAACGGTTAAATTCTGGGATTTAGAAACCTTTGAACTGATTGGATCTTCCAGACCTGAG GCTACAGATTTTCGCTCAATTGCCTTTCATCCTGATGGGAGAACTTTGTTCTGTGGAGCAGATGATGGTTTGAAG GTTTATTCGTGGGAGCCAGTAGTTTGTCATGATTCTGTTGACATGGGATGGTCAACACTTGGCGACCTTTGCATCAATGAAGGCAAACTTTTGGGTTGCTCATACTATCGAAATTCTGTTGGAGTTTGGGTGGCAGATATAGCG CACATCGagccatatggaagaaacaaccAAACAGAGAAGAAATTTAATCTTGAGAGAAGTTATTCTTCTGTGAAAGCAGGGAATGGCATGAGGTCTACTTTGGGATCACGGCCATTGTCTCCTGATTGTGAGACAAAGGAAATAAAGAACATATATATTGACA CTGCTGGCAGTAATCCTATTGCCACACAGAAAGATGGCTCTTTGAATTCTCCAAAAGTGTTACCCCCAATGGATGCCTGTGAAATAAGTGATCAAGAAGCAGTGAAGAAGAGTCCTGGAACAGAAGTCAATGCAAAACCTAGTGTTGTTCCAAGGGACAATCCTATTGGTAAAAACTCTAGCAATTCTGCAAAAGAATCCATCACCTTTTCAAAGACAAAACCAGGCATGCTGCTTAAACCAGCTCATGTTAGGAGACCATCTGTCAACAAGTTTGAGGTTGAAAAGCTGTCGGCTACAGTTGATTCAGGAACTCCTGGCAATGTAAAAAGCGGTTTAGACAATGCAACGGATCTGAATTCTCAAAGTAGGCTTGTATCAGAAGATGGAGTTAGAAAATCATGTGATGAAAAGGACTCAAATATCCAGAGTGTTATAGAGAAATCTGAAAAGGTGTTATCGCCACAGACACCCCCTAATCAAGAAACTT GTAATGAATCCCTTACTTGCAGCAAAGATTCAAACTCTGTCAAAATTGTCAGAGGAG TGGCTGTTGTTTCAGGGAGAACACGTACTCTGGTTGAGAAGTTTGAACGAAGAGAGAGATTAAACAGCGGTGATGGTCCGGTAACTAACGATACTCCTCCCCTGGTACTTGAAACAGATAGAACACCAACCAAAATG AAAGAAGAGAGACAAATCTCCGAAACAAAAGCAATCTCTGCCAATGATGTCAAGCAGGGTGGAAGTCAAATTTCTAGAATGGAATCAACTTCAAGCTGTGAGGTAAGTATTACCGGATTTCAGATTTCTAGAAGGGAATCAACTCCCACTTCTGGTGGGCTCATTACTGGCGATCAACTTCCTAGAGCGGAATTAACGTCAACTCCTGATAAGGTCATTATTGGAAACCAAACTTCTAGAAGGGAATCAACTCCCACTTCCGGTGGGCTTGTTACTGGGGATCAACTTCCTAGAGCGGAATTAATGTCCAATCCAGATAAGGTCATTACTGGAAACCAAACTTCTAGAAAGGAATCAACCATAACCCCTGAGAGGATCATTGCTGGAAACCGAATTTCCAGAAGAGAATCAAACTCTGCTTCTAGTGGCACCATTACTGGAAATCAAATTTCTAGAATGAAATCAACCTCTGCTTCTGACAGCATTACTGTAAACCAAATTATGAGAAGGGAATCAACTTCCACTGCAGATGGGATGATTTCTAGAAATCAACTTTCTAGAAGGGAAGCAATTTCTGTTAATGATAGAAGTGGACCAAATGGTACAGTTACTGAGAATCAAATTTCTCGGAGGGGATTGAATTCTGCTAATGATGGGAATGCTACTATTATTGAAAGCCAAGTTTCAAAGGGCACATCAATCTCTCCTGATGATGGAATCATAACTGAAAGTCTAATGCAAACACATGATATATTCTTAAGCACTCTTAGGTCTCGCTTGACAAAATTACAG GTGGTGCGACATTTTTGGGAAAAGAATAACATTAAAGGTGCAATCGGTGCCCTGCAGAAGCTGCCGGATCATTCTGTGGGTATTTATGGGAAGATTTCAT GTGCAAGTCGATGTAATCAGTGTTCTCATGGAAAAAATGGAGATTCTTACTTTGGATCTGTTTTCTGGCCTGCTCCCTGTGCTTAA